The sequence CGATCAGAACTTGTAGTTCACGCCGGCCTTGAGGGTGGACATGGACATGTCCAGCTTGGTGCCGGAGGCGCCGTCCCAGGTGATGTCGCCGAGGTCGATGTAGAGATACTCGGCCTTCACGGTCCAGTTGTCGGTGATGGCGTATTCCACGCCGCCGCCCAGCGTCCAGCCCCACAGCGTGTCGCTGCGCGAGGCGGCGCCGAAGCCGTCGAGCGCGCCGTCGGCATAGGAGGTGAAGCTCTCGCTGACCTTCACATTGCCCCAGGCGAGACCGCCGGTGACATAGGGGAGGAAGCGATCCATGGAATAGCCGACGCGGGCGCGCACGGTGCCGAAGGAATCGATCTTGGTGTTGATCGAGCCGGTGTCCTGCAGGGTCGGGTCGCCGGCGGCGATGGCGGTGTAGTTCAGGCGATCCGTCATGGAGCCGAAGTTGAAGTCGGCTTCCGCGCCGAGAACGACGTTGTTCGCCAGCTGGTAGTTGTAGCCGATCTGCGCGCCGCCGAACCAGCCGGTGGGGTTGGAGCCGCCATTGGCGGCAACCGAATCATAGCCGCTGTAATAGTACAGCAGGTAGTTGTTCCACGGCGCGGAGCCATCGCCCCAGCCATAGCCGACATTGCCGCCGAGATAGACGCCGGTCCAGGTGAAGGCCGGCACGTAAGCGGCGACGGGCGCCGCCTTCACGGGATAGGAGAGGTCGGCCGCGAGGGCCGGAGCGGCGAGAGCCGCCGCTGCGACGGTGCCGAGGAGGAGAGACTTGATACGCATGAGGAACGCCCCCGAAGGAAATGGAATGGGGGCAAACTAGCGATGCGTACTTAACAAAGCCTCTGCCGGTGTCGTTAACAAACCGTTTTCTTTGACCCAAACGGCGTCAACTTTTTGTCGGGCCGCAGGCGCTTGGACCGGAAACGTGTCTCAGGCGGCGACGATGGCCCGCTCCAGGAACCGGCCGATCTGCATCAGCTCGCGGTCGCGGCCGAAACGGCCGACGAGTTGCACGCCGATCGGCAGGCCGGTGGCACCGGTGAGGCCGGTGATGTTGAGGCACGGTCCGCCGGTGAGCGTCCACAGCCGGTTGAAGGCGGGCGAGCCGGTGCTGGCGAAGCCTTCCGGCGCTTCGCCCGCCACCGAGAAGGTCAGCAGCGCGTCGTAATCCGCATAGAGGTCGGCGAGCGCGTGACGGCCGCGGCGGGCGGTGCGCCGGGCGGAATCGTACTGTTCCGGGGTGAGGGCGGCGGCGCCTTGCAGATAGGTCGAAAGCGTCGGCGACAGGGCGTCGCGGTGGCGGTCCCATTCATCGGCGAAGGCGAGCGCGGCCTCATAGCCCTGCACCACACCATGCGCCTCGTCCGCCGCCTCGACCGCGTCCGGCAGATCGAGCACCGTGACCTGCGCACCGGCCTTTCCGGCGGCGGCGGCGGCGGCGGCGAGCGCGGCATGGGCGTCGGCCGTGGCGAGCGCCGCGCGCGCCGTCTTCACCACGGCGATGCGCGGGGCCGGCATGTCGTCGCCGAGCGCGAAGTCGCGCCCGGTCAGCGCCCCGGCGGCGAAGGCGACATCGGCGACATGGGCGCCGAACAGGCCGATCGTGTCGAGCGACCAGGAAAACGGCTTGAGGCCCAGCACGGGCAGCAGCTTGAAGGACGGCTTGTAGCCCGTGACGCCGCAAAAGGAGGCCGGGCGAATGATCGAGCCGCCGGTCTGGGTGCCGATCGTCACCGGCAGCATGCCCGCCGCCACCGCCGCCGCCGATCCGGCGGACGAGCCGCCCGGCGTGTGGGTGAGGCGACGCGGGTTGCGGGTGACGCTCGGCTGCAGGAAGGCAAATTCCGTCGTCACCAGTTTGCCGGCTATGAGCCCGCCCGCCCGCGCCGCCATGCGCACGATGGCCGCGTCGGTTGTGGGACGATAGCCGGCAAAGAGTTTCGAGCCGCGCTCGGTGGGAAAGTCCACCGTGTCGAGAATATCCTTCACCCCGACCGGCAGCCCGGCCAGCGGCGTCTGCGCCAGTCCCGGCCGGGCGGCGGCGGTGAGCAGCGCCGGCAGGTCGAGGCTGGCAAAGGCGCGCACCTCTTCCTCGCGGGCGCGGATCGCCTCGGCACAGCGTTCGGCGACATCGGCCGGGGAGAGGCGTCCGGCGTGGACGGCCTGGGCGAGGGCGGCGGCGGAGAGCATCTCTGTCATGGCCTTAAGCCTGTCGCATGGGCGGGGATTCGCGACAAGAGCCTGCGTGCCGGCGACGCATCGATTCCGCTTATGGGAGCCGCGCGGAATTTCGTTTGAGCGCTTGCCTTCGGGGCGCTAAGCGCGGATCGTCAGCAAAGGTGGGGCGCGTTGCATGAATATTCTGTCGATCCAGTCATGGGTGGCCTATGGGCATGTCGGCAATGCGTCCGCCATGTTTCCCATGCAGCGGCTCGGGCATGAGGTGTGGGGCCTGCACACGGTGCAGTTCTCCAACCACACCGGCTATGGCGCCTGGCGCGGCGAGGTCTTCGGCGCCGATCTGATCCGCGAGCTGGTCGGGGGGCTGGAGGACCGCAACGTTCTGCCGCGCTGCGACGGCGTGCTTTCCGGCTATATGGGCTCGGCCGAGATCGGCGACGCCATTCTCGACACGGTGGGCCGTGTGAAGGCAGCCAACGCCGAAGCGCATTATTGCTGCGACCCTGTCATCGGCGATGTCGGGCGCGGCGTGTTCGTGCGGCCGGGCATCCCTGAATTCATGCGCGACCGGGCGGTGCCGGCGGCCGATCTCATCACCCCCAACCAGTTCGAGCTGGACTATCTCTCCGGCCGCTCCTCCACCACGCTCAATGAGGCGGCGGCGGCCTGCGACGCGGTGCATGCCAACGGGCCGCGCGTCATCATGGTCACCAGCCTGCACACCGAGGACACGCCGGAGGATTCCATCGACCTGATGGCGTCCGGCCCGGACGGGCGCTTCCGCCTGCGCACGCCCAAGCTCGACATTTCGGTGAACGGCGCGGGCGACGCCATCGCGGCGCTGTTCTTCGTGCACTGGAAGGCGACGCATTCCACCGCCGAGGCGCTCGCCAAGGCGGCGTCTTCCGCGTACGGCCTCCTCGCCCGCACCGCGGCGGCCGGCTCGCGCGAAATCCTCACCGTCGCCGCCCAGGACGAATTCGTCACCCCGTCCCGCCTCTTCACCCCGGAGAAGATCTGACCCCATGGCCCGCCGCTTCGTTGTGCTCGACGTCTTCACCGACCGGACACTCTCCGGCAATCCGCTGGCCGTCGTGCTCGACACGGAGGGGCTCGACGGCAACCACATGCAGGCGATCACCCGTGAGTTCAATCTCTCGGAAACGGTGTTCATCCTGCCGCCGCAGGACGA comes from Ancylobacter polymorphus and encodes:
- a CDS encoding outer membrane protein, whose product is MRIKSLLLGTVAAAALAAPALAADLSYPVKAAPVAAYVPAFTWTGVYLGGNVGYGWGDGSAPWNNYLLYYYSGYDSVAANGGSNPTGWFGGAQIGYNYQLANNVVLGAEADFNFGSMTDRLNYTAIAAGDPTLQDTGSINTKIDSFGTVRARVGYSMDRFLPYVTGGLAWGNVKVSESFTSYADGALDGFGAASRSDTLWGWTLGGGVEYAITDNWTVKAEYLYIDLGDITWDGASGTKLDMSMSTLKAGVNYKF
- a CDS encoding amidase; protein product: MTEMLSAAALAQAVHAGRLSPADVAERCAEAIRAREEEVRAFASLDLPALLTAAARPGLAQTPLAGLPVGVKDILDTVDFPTERGSKLFAGYRPTTDAAIVRMAARAGGLIAGKLVTTEFAFLQPSVTRNPRRLTHTPGGSSAGSAAAVAAGMLPVTIGTQTGGSIIRPASFCGVTGYKPSFKLLPVLGLKPFSWSLDTIGLFGAHVADVAFAAGALTGRDFALGDDMPAPRIAVVKTARAALATADAHAALAAAAAAAGKAGAQVTVLDLPDAVEAADEAHGVVQGYEAALAFADEWDRHRDALSPTLSTYLQGAAALTPEQYDSARRTARRGRHALADLYADYDALLTFSVAGEAPEGFASTGSPAFNRLWTLTGGPCLNITGLTGATGLPIGVQLVGRFGRDRELMQIGRFLERAIVAA
- the pdxY gene encoding pyridoxal kinase PdxY, translating into MNILSIQSWVAYGHVGNASAMFPMQRLGHEVWGLHTVQFSNHTGYGAWRGEVFGADLIRELVGGLEDRNVLPRCDGVLSGYMGSAEIGDAILDTVGRVKAANAEAHYCCDPVIGDVGRGVFVRPGIPEFMRDRAVPAADLITPNQFELDYLSGRSSTTLNEAAAACDAVHANGPRVIMVTSLHTEDTPEDSIDLMASGPDGRFRLRTPKLDISVNGAGDAIAALFFVHWKATHSTAEALAKAASSAYGLLARTAAAGSREILTVAAQDEFVTPSRLFTPEKI